A part of Ziziphus jujuba cultivar Dongzao chromosome 8, ASM3175591v1 genomic DNA contains:
- the LOC132805146 gene encoding chaperone protein dnaJ 15-like isoform X1, with product MEYSQLGIHSILSSVSGKVLSCLLSWTFILSGIFRLLDFVLLQVDKQNAHFFGVTINEQQAECGIVVRVTSNAQSKFKLLYFEQDVNGGYGLALQVPYLLSYCVSNPFSIL from the exons atggagtacagccaactagggatacattccattctgtcatcagttagtggaaaggtgctttcatgtttgttatcatggactttcattctttctggaattttccgtttgcttgattttgttttgttgcaggtggataagcaaaatgctcatttctttggtgttacgatcaacgagcaacaagccgagtgtggtattgtagtaagagttacttcaaatgcacaaagcaaatttaag ttactttatttcgagcaagatgtgaatggcggttatggtttggccctacaggtaccatatcttctttcctattgtgtctccaatccattttccattttatag
- the LOC132805146 gene encoding chaperone protein dnaJ 15-like isoform X2, producing MEYSQLGIHSILSSVSGKVDKQNAHFFGVTINEQQAECGIVVRVTSNAQSKFKLLYFEQDVNGGYGLALQVPYLLSYCVSNPFSIL from the exons atggagtacagccaactagggatacattccattctgtcatcagttagtggaaag gtggataagcaaaatgctcatttctttggtgttacgatcaacgagcaacaagccgagtgtggtattgtagtaagagttacttcaaatgcacaaagcaaatttaag ttactttatttcgagcaagatgtgaatggcggttatggtttggccctacaggtaccatatcttctttcctattgtgtctccaatccattttccattttatag
- the LOC132805073 gene encoding uncharacterized protein LOC132805073 → MAISVEVSQSRSLPWSTELPSSGIFLNVSLNQTLRRELRTTPGGLVVQVSSYPLAPQLHTSLFLPNHLLRQRPIFRNHINNFLSQVSGFRLPHSSTDRLASNVLAAALLQTGLFSLDAQVDLVVRSSELVVDPDLVSNGNMPHGDDHRNFQFIDDQLIIDQAPSRLPSSSDSTGSRTQTQTVDRLRMTTHERVVAENGDNGELGGCCICLEKFTAGTELIRFGCKHLYHQNCIVKWLENQNSCPLCRRPL, encoded by the coding sequence atggCGATTAGTGTGGAAGTGTCCCAAAGCCGCTCTCTGCCTTGGTCGACTGAGCTGCCTTCGAGTGGAATATTCCTCAACGTCTCTCTGAACCAGACTTTGAGACGAGAGCTTCGAACCACCCCCGGAGGCCTTGTTGTTCAAGTTTCTTCCTACCCTCTTGCTCCCCAACTCCACACGTCTCTCTTCTTGCCCAACCATCTCCTTCGACAACGTCCCATCTTCCGCAACCACATCAATAACTTTCTCTCTCAAGTTTCTGGGTTTCGCCTCCCACACTCCTCCACTGATCGTCTCGCTTCTAATGTCTTAGCCGCGGCTTTGCTGCAGACAGGGCTGTTTTCCTTGGATGCTCAAGTGGATCTAGTTGTTAGATCATCAGAACTGGTCGTTGATCCTGATTTGGTTTCCAACGGTAATATGCCACATGGTGATGATCATCGCAACTTTCAGTTCATTGATGATCAGTTGATAATTGATCAGGCGCCCAGCAGATTGCCATCGTCATCGGATTCAACAGGTTCAAGAACTCAGACTCAGACTGTTGATAGATTGAGGATGACTACCCATGAAAGAGTGGTTGCAGAGAATGGTGACAATGGAGAGCTGGGTGGTTGCTGTATCTGCTTGGAGAAGTTCACTGCTGGAACTGAGTTAATCCGTTTTGGTTGTAAACATCTTTACCACCAAAACTGCATTGTTAAGTGGCTGGAGAATCAAAATTCCTGTCCTCTGTGCAGGCGTCCATTGTAA
- the LOC125422668 gene encoding probable E3 ubiquitin-protein ligase RHA4A, protein MKALLFQFLHALLLPNYTRLSSCPTISLNTLPSATSTFTTFSLKLLGFPFHTPSLIVSLPMSWPPLWILPSSPRSTGSKARTRAVDRLRRTTHERVVAENEELGGCSICLEEFSARIELLHFGCKHLYHQNCIAKWLENQNSCPLCRRPL, encoded by the exons ATGAAGGCCTTGTTGTTCCAATTTCTTCATGCCCTCTTGCTCCCCAACTACACACGTCTCTCTTCTTGCCCAACCATCTCCCTCAACACCCTCCCTTCTGCTACATCTACATTCACAACTTTCTCTCTCAAGCTTCTGGGTTTCCCCTTCCACACTCCGTCACTGATCGTCTCGCTTCCCATGTCTTGGCCGCCTCTTTG GATATTACCATCGTCACCTCGTTCAACGGGTTCAAAAGCTCGCACTCGAGCAGTTGATAGATTAAGGAGGACTACCCATGAAAGAGTGGTTGCAGAGAATGAAGAGCTGGGTGGTTGTAGCATCTGCTTGGAGGAATTCAGTGCTCGAATTGAGTTGCTCCATTTTGGTTGTAAACATCTTTACCACCAAAACTGCATTGCTAAGTGGCTGGAAAATCAAAATTCCTGCCCTCTGTGTAGGCGTCCATTGTAG